The following are from one region of the Magallana gigas chromosome 4, xbMagGiga1.1, whole genome shotgun sequence genome:
- the LOC117682306 gene encoding uncharacterized protein yields MDQASTTYKAHQCSKCRGDTEYYCESCPCDLCQKCKENHVKNLQTIDHNVVSHHEKFNNIPKQELCVRHPSHVYIKYCGPCQVPVCGSCFGHKSHIFPVSLFRQSKHKILSIRGAYKTKQQQHRGTIHTIRSDALFYRPVLLPGITDDIKTCRTELSRYQSEMLTKAQKQRDLIDYVLYDLLNNVFCDFNFKHRCLKQKMETKRHIVSLQRYVHMYEQSTFSALQFLSSIKTVISQIHLTLHTSQLSMTESLNKKDVMESLSAIQITERGNRRVGNRCLLKLTSGAELHQSLTLTGVGRCYHISCVTSDRVWVSDLNNLMLTDTTGVPLHCVKDLCSYLYGGLHTVNSESELIYIDRKFNTKKRSKDMKTTTTFIEITDSTWEPQCVYWSLSTGDLLVGMYNNDAKTGKVTRYNQSGQLTQTIQNDNTGRGLYSVPCYITENNNGDVVVSDCINFMTGAVVVTERGGRHRFSYTGPPSGSRLDPRGICTDALSHILVCDDRTHTVQMLDKDGQFLSHLLIRPSGIFSPYSLSYDVNTHRLWVGSGDNNTVVIYRYITRQDALTDTADKLHTSQLSMTESLNKEDVMESLSAIQITERGNRRVGNQCLLKLTSGAELHQSLTVTGVDRCYHISCVTSDRVWVSDWNNNLMLTDTTGVPLHRVEDSCRGYGGLHTVNSESELIYIDRYYYIKKLSKDMKTTTTFIERTDSTWEPQCVYWSPSTGDLLVGMYNDRTRTGKVTRYNQSGQLTQIIQHDNTGLGLYRKPIYITENNNGDVVVSDYRAGVVVTERGGRHRFSYTGPRSGSGLRPHGICTDPLSHILVCDGRTNTVQMLDKDGLFYHFLLVLNLV; encoded by the exons ATGGACCAAGCAAGTACAACATATAAAGCACATCAATGCTCTAAGTGTCGGGGGGACACAGAGTACTATTGTGAatcgtgtccatgtgatctgtgtcAAAAGTGTAAAGAAAACCATGTGAAAAACctccaaacaatagaccatAATGTTGTGTCACATCATGAAAAATTCAACAACATCCCAAAACAAGAACTTTGTGTGAGACATCCTAGCCATGTTTATATAAAGTACTGTGGACCTTGTCAAGTTCCTGTGTGTGGTTCTTGTTTTGGACATAAATCTCACATATTCCCTGTTTCTCTCTTTCGACAAAGTAAGCACAAGATTCTAAGCATACGAGGAGCTTATAAAACAAAGcaacaacaacacagaggaaccattcacaccatcagaagtgacgctctcttttacagacctgttctcctgCCAGGAATCACAGATGACATCAAAACCTGTCGCACAGAGTTATCCCGCTatcaatcagagatgttaacaaaggcccagAAACAGAGGGATCTCATTGACTATGTTCTATATGATCTATTAAACAATGTGTTTTGTGActttaatttcaaacacagatgtttaaaacagaagATGGAAACAAAGAGACATATTGTCAGCCTACAGAgatatgtacacatgtatgaACAGTCAACATTCAGTGCACTACAATTCCTCTCCTCCATAAAGACAGTCATATCCCAGATACATCTCacactccacaccagccagctctccatgactgagtcactcaacaagaaggatgtgatggagtcactgagtgcaatccaaatcacagagagaggaaaccgacgcgtaggaaaccggtgtctgctgaaactgacgtctggtgctgagctccatcaatctctcacacTGACAGGTGTTGGCCgttgttatcacatttcctgtgtgacatcagaccgggtctgggtcagtgatttGAACAACctcatgttgacagacacaacaggtgtccctctacattgTGTGAAGGATTTATGTAGTTATTTATATGgaggattacacacagtgaacagtgagagtgaacttatttatatagataggaaatTTAACACTAAGAAACgatcaaaggatatgaaaacaaccaccacatttatagagatAACAGACTCTACATGGGAACCAcagtgtgtgtactggtccctgtccactggggatctactggtcgggatgtataACAATGATGCAaagacaggcaaggtaacccggtacaaccaaagtggacaactcacacaaaccatacagaaCGACAACACAGGACGGGGACTGTATAGTGTACCTtgctatataacagagaacaacaatggggatgtcgtggtgtctgactgtataaattttatgactggtgctgtagtggtgacagagcgtggaggaagacatcgtttctcctacacaggacctcCATCAGGATCACGACTAGATCcacgtggaatctgtactgacgcgctgtcacacatcctggtgtgtgatgataGAACCCacacagtacagatgttggacaaagacggtcagttcctgtcacatctactgataagACCATCAGGGATATTCTCACCATacagcctgagttatgatgtcaacactcaccgtctctgggtcgggtCAGGGGACAACAACACGGtggttatatacaggtatatcaccagacaggacgctctgacag ACACTGCTGATAaactccacaccagccagctctccatgactgagtcacttaacaaggaggatgtgatggagtcactgagtgcaatccaaatcacagagagaggaaaccgacgcgtaggaaaccagtgtctgctgaaactgacgtctggtgctgagctccatcaatctctcacagtgacaggtgttgatcgttgttatcacatttcctgtgtaacatcagaccgggtctgggtcagtgattgGAATAACAAtctcatgttgacagacacaacaggtgtccctctacatcgtgtggaggattcatgTCGTGGTTATGgaggattacacacagtgaacagtgagagtgaactgatttatatagataggtactattacataaaaaaactgtcaaaggatatgaaaacaaccaccacatttatagagagaacagactctacatgggAACCAcagtgtgtgtactggtccccgtccactggggatctactggtcgggatgtataACGATAGGACAAggacaggcaaggtaacccggtacaaccagagcggACAACTCACACAGATCATACAGCACGACAACACAGGACTTGGACTGTATAGAAAACCtatctatataacagagaacaacaatggggatgtcgtggtgtctgactacAGGGCTggtgtagtggtgacagagcgtggaggaagacatcgtttctcctacacaggacctcGATCAGGATCCGGACTACGGCCAcatggaatctgtactgacccgctgtcacacatcctggtgtgtgatggtaGAACCAacacagtacagatgttagACAAGGACGGTCTTTTCTATCATTTTTTGTTAGTGTTAAACttggtttaa